The following is a genomic window from Neisseria zalophi.
GAGAAACTTAGTATTTTTATTCATCTCTATGATTGACAATCTTTCATTTAAATATATAATTCACGTCTCTTTTGAAGTTGATACTTTAGCGTAAAGCATTGATTAAAGCAAAGCCCAGGTGGCGGAATTGGTAGACGCGCCAGCTTCAGGTGCTGGTATCCTCACGGGTGTGGAAGTTCGAGTCTTCTCCTGGGCACCATTAATCAAATCGCATTGATTTTACCTGTTTTTATTATTCTTTCAACATCATTCTCAAATGGCATTGCCCAGGTGGCGGAATTGGTAGACGCGCCAGCTTCAGGTGCTGGTATCCTCACGGGTGTGGAAGTTCGAGTCTTCTCCTGGGCACCAGCAGATATTTCCGGTTTGATACCGGATTTTTTATTGCCTGAAATTACCTTATTTATGCATTACCTACTATAAAATCCATTACAATCAAGAGGCCGTCTGAAAACTTTCAGACGGCCTCTAATCCATTAAAGCCCTTAATAGATAAAAAGGAGAACACCGTGAAAGTCTATACTGCCGCCGAAATGCGCCGTTATGAACAAGATGCCGTTGAAGCCGGCACCAGTTTCGAACAACTCATGGAAAACGCAGGGCAACGGGCAGCCGCCGAGCTACTCACCCGCCGCCCGAAAGCCGGGCGGGCATTGATTGTTTGCGGCAAAGGCAATAACGGCGGCGACGGCTTGGTTATCGCACGGGTTCTGCAAAAAAATCATTGGCAAGTGGATATTGTTTTTGTATTGGGTGAAAAGCTTTCCGAGCTGGCCGAACTAAACCGCAGCCGCCTAGCAGGCTTACCGAATATCCGTTTTCTCAGCCCCGATATATTGGCTGAAACACTCGATAATAAGGATTACGACATCATAATAGAAGGCATTTTCGGTACCGGCTTTTCCGGCGCCCTACCCGACCAAGTAGCATCCGCCTGCCGTTTACTCAATCATTCAGACAGCCTGAAAATAGCTTTGGACATCCCCACAGGCTTGAACGGTGACACCGGCGAGGCAGACAAAGACGCATTTCGCGCCGATATCACCTACACCTTTGCCGCTTATAAACCTGCCCACCAAAGCGAAGCAGGCAAAGCCTTGTGTGGCGAAATCGTATGCATCGATATTTTATAAAAACCGGAAGCATATTTATATCAAAACAAAAAATAATTTAATTTATGCCATTGTTTTTAATAACCAAGTCATATCTTTTATTATTTTAACTTTCATACAGCCAGGCCGTCTGAAAACAATTTCAGACGGCCTGACTTCACACCCTTTCGGCTACGATAAAAATCATATTTGCTAAGGCGCTGGAATAGTTGAAGTTATTTGCTATAATTGCGGCTTTCATAAACCATCGCCCAACCCGCCATGCCGTTCAAACCGTTGCTGCTCGCCTGCCTACTCTGCCTATCTGCCGCACCTTGGGCAGCCACTTCCGACAATACGGCCGAAACCGCCGGTGATTTGCGCGAAATCAGACAGGCCATTAGCGCAGCCCAAACCGAATTAAAACAAAAACAAGCCGCGCAAAAAAATGCACGCGCCACCCTTGAGCGCACCCGTGCCGCATTAGCCAAAGCACAAAAAGAACTGGCCGATATCAACCGCCGCCAGCGCAATACTTGGCAAAAACTGCAAAAACTGCAAAATGAATTAAACCATCTCAAAACCGAAGTAACCGGAACCAAAGCACAAGTTGCCCGCCTTTTAGCCGGACAATACCGCAACCAACAACCCAATGCCGTCGCTCTCTTCCTTAAAAATGCCGAGCCAGGCCAAAAAGCCCGTTATCTGCAATACAGCCGCTATATAAATACTGCCAACGAGCAAGTCATCAATGATTTAATCCGACAAGAAAACGAACTGCAGCAACAAGAAAAAGCCATTGATGCCGAACTGGCACGCCTCAAAAAAATCAAAGCCCAAAAACAAGCAGCATTGGCCAAACTCGGCCGCAGCCGTTCTGCTGCCCAAAAAGAAAGCAACAGGCTTTCCGCACAAATCAACAGCCAAACCAAACGCATCAGTAATCTTCGCGCCGACGAACAGCGTTTAAACAAACTCTTAGCCGATATTGCCAAACGCCGTGCCGAACAACGCAAACAAGAAGCGGCATCACGGAAAAAAGCCGCAGAAGCGCGCTTGGCCGCAGCCGAAAAAGCGCGCCAATCATCCGCCTCAAAACCTGCACAAAAAAATACGCGGGCACAAAATCAAACCGCCCCTAAAAATCGTTCCAATACCGCCAAGAAAAATACGCCGAAAAGCAATCCGACACCTAGCACACCCCGTTCCACACTCACAGCGGAAGACCGTGCTTTACAACCCACTGCGACAGCTAATACCGATCAAGGCGGTTTCAGCCGTATGCAGGGGCGTTTGCGCCGTCCGGTTGGCGGCAGTATCACAGGACGATTCGGTCAATCCCGCCCCAACGGCGGTACATGGAAAGGCGTATTTTTTGCCACATCAGGTGCCGCCGTTCACAGCATAGCGGCCGGAACCGTAGCCTATGCAGGCTTTCTCGATGGCTACGGGAATACCGTCGTACTTGATCATGGCGATGATTATGTCAGCGTTTATTCCGGTTTAAACAGCCTTTCCGTCGGCAGTGGCAGCCATATCGGCTCAGGGCAGACCATCGGTTCCAGCGGCAGCCTGCCTTCAGGAGAAAAGGGACTCTATTTAGAAATACGCTATCGCCGCCAGCCAATGAACCCTTTATCATGGATACGTTAAACCATATCGTTTGAAATATTGGCATTTGCCACAATTTAACGGCAAGCATAATCCTTTACAAAAAATTATTTTTTGCCATAAACCGTTGTAAAACATACTCTGATTAGCATTTTTTTACGCCTTCGATATTGCCCGAAACCAATAAATCACATAAAGTTTCGCTATTATTTAATAAGTACGTCCGAATACCCGACGACACAGCAGAAAGAGAAAACACAAGATGTCTAAAGCCACTTTAAAAAAAGTTACCCTCTATACACTTGGTGCCATCAGTGGTATCGCACTAAGCCTCAGCGTACAAAGCTACGCCGCAAGTGAAAAGAAAGATGAAGCATTGCCCGTACAATCCATCCGGACCATGGCGGAAGTATACGGACAAATTAAAGCCAATTATTACCAAGATAAAAAAGATGAAGATCTCATTGAAGGCGCTATGAAAGGCATGGTTGCCGGCTTGGATCCCCATTCCGAATTTATGACTAAAAAAGATTATGCCGACTTGAAAGAATCAACCAGTGGCGAATTCGGTGGCTTGGGTATGGAAGTCGGCGCTGAAGACGGCTTTGTAAAAGTAATTGCGCCGATTGAAGACACTCCTGCGGAGCGCGCGGGTGTGAAAAGTGGTGACTTTATCGTTAAAATCAACGGTGTTTCTACCCGCGGCATGACCGTTAACGAAGCCGTAAAAAAAATGCGCGGCAAACCCGGCACCGATATCGTGCTGACACTTTCCAGAAAAGATGCCAGCAGCCCGATAACCGTTAAAATCACCCGCGCCATTATTAAAGTACAAAGCGTCCGCAACTACCTGCTTGAGCCCGATTATGGTTATATCCGTATCAGCCAATTTCAGGAGCGCACGATTCCTGCCCTGAACGAAGCAGCCAAAGCATTGGTAAAACAAAACAAAGGAGCGGCTCTGAAAGGTTTGGTACTTGACTTACGCGACGACCCCGGTGGTCTGCTCAACGGCGCAGTCGGCGTTTCAGCAGCATTCCTACCGCCCGATGTAACCGTTGTCAGCACCAAAGGCCGTGACGGCAAAGACAATATGAATCTGAAAGCCACACCTGAAGATTATATGTTCTCATCATCAGGCAAAGACCCGCTTGCCGGTTTGCCCCCGGAATTTAAAACCATCCCGTTATCGGTATTGATTAATTCAGGTTCGGCTTCTGCTTCCGAAATCGTTGCCGGTGCATTACAAGACCACCGCCGTGCCGTGATTGTCGGCACCCAAAGCTTTGGTAAAGGCTCGGTACAAACCGTTTTGCCATTATCCGGTGGTAGCGCGGTCAAACTGACCACAGCTCTGTATTACACACCCAAAGACCGCTCGATTCAGGCACAAGGTATTGTTCCGGATGTGGAAGTAAAAGACAAAGACCGCTTATTTGAAAGCCGTGAAGCAGATTTGATCGGTCATATCGGCAATCCGCTCGGGGGGGAAGAGGTAAACAGTAAAGACTATGTTTCCATAGAAAATAACCGCGCGGCCGAACAGACACCGAAAAAAGAGAAAAAGCCCGAAGATTTATCTTCACGCCGCATTCCAAACCCTGAGAAAGACGAACAGTTGAAAAAAGCTTTAGATTTGGTGAAATCACCAAGCCAATGGCAAAAATCACTCGGTTTGGCAGCAAAAAAACCGGCTCCGAAAAAAGATAGTGATAGCTAATCAACCATTATCTTAATCGGTAGTGAAAAGCAAACAGGCCGTCTGAATATTTGATCTGACCCCCAAATCTTGGACAAACATAAAAGCCTTTTCAGGCTGCCTTTTCGAGCTGGGTTCTGTATGCCACAGGACTCAGCTTTTTCAATTTCAAACTACATCTGTCATGATTGTAGTATCGTATATAGTCATCTATTGTCTGCATCAGCTCTGTTGTCGAAACTTTGCCTTCCTGATAAAAGCATTCCGTCTTCAGTATCGCAAAGAAGCTTTCCATCGGTGCATTGTCCCAACAATTGCCTTTACGCGACATACTTTTCACTATGCCGTGTTCTGCCAACGTGCGGCGGTAGGCTTCCGTACGGTACAGCACACCTTGATCGGAATGCAGCAGCACTTTATCTGCCTTTGTCAGTTTGCAGACCGCATCATTCAGCATTCTTTCCACCATCTCGCTGTTCGGGCGGCGGCTCATCGCATAAGCGACGATTTCGCGGTTAAATACATCCAATATCGGTGACAGATACAGTTTGCCATTGCTGCACTTGAATTCGGTGGCATCCGTCAGCCATTTCTCATTGGGCTTTTGCGCCTCAAAGCGGCGGTTCAGAATATTATCCGACGGTTCGCCCATTGCCGGATGGCGGTAGGCTTTTTTCGGACGCACTTTGGCTTTCAATTGCAACAGTTTCATCAAACGGATAACCTTTTTCTTATTCCATGACAAAGTGGCGGCAATCCGCCTGTATCCGTAACGCCCTTGATGGCGGGCATAAACTTCGGCAACGGCGGCTTTGTCCTGTTCGTCCGGGTCGGGACGGCCGTGGTGGTAATAAAAGCTGCTTTTGGGCAGTGCAGCACTGTGCAGCAGGTATTTAAGCGGATGTTTTGCCCTCAGTGCTTGGACGGCTTCGCTTTTTTGGCGACCGCTTCTTTCTGCCTGAGGGCTTTTAATTCCTTTAGATAGTCGTTCTCCGCCCGCATATAGCGCAACTCTTCAATCAGTTCCGCCTGTGTTTTTTCGTGGTCGGGTTTATCGACGATAAAGGGGTTTTTACGTTTGATGGTCATAATGGCCTGCGGATGCTCAAGTGCGCGGATGCCGCCTTGGTTGTATGCGGCTATCCAACGGCGTAAATGGGTACGGGAAATATTAAAGTGATCGGCAGTACGCTGTTGGCTGCGTACGCGCTGATAATATTGCACGGCTTGGTATTTAAAGTCTAATGTATATTTGCTCATAAGAAAACTGCACCTTAATGGGTTGGAGGAGTGTCCAACTTTTGGGGTGCAGTTCATATTTTCAGACGGCCTGTTTGTCATATTCTTTATCTGCCATGGATATCTAAACATAATTTTTCATTGGTTTAATTTATGTTATACAGCCGATTTGATGCTTTACTTTTACCATATAGACAGTCCAAAACCATTTTTATATGATTAAACCCAGCAATCAGTTGATAACATACACAGCGGGAACCATAAACATCTTATCGCATTTTCAGAAACGACTTTAGGAGACCATATGAAACACAACTCTTTCATACCCAATAAAAACGTGCTGACCATGCTTGCCCTCGGTATTATCAGTTTATCCGCCTGCTCCGAAGCCACCAATTCCACTATGGCGCCCGTAAACGCCAATGCCAGCTCGGCCGGACAAACCCGTTCCGGCGACCATCCGCCCACATTTGCCAACCCCAATACCACACCGTTCAGCCCGCAAACCGCCCCGCAATCGGCACAAGCCGTACAAAATATGGTGAACATTCCTGCCGGTACTTATACCATCGGCCGCGACGACGGCCCCGCCATCGAAAAACCGGCGCATCAAGTTACCCTGCCGGCGTTTAAAATCGACCGCACCGAAGTGACTAATGCCGCGTTTGCCGAATACCTAAATGCCATGAAGATTCCCGTTAACAAAAACTTTGAAGGCGGATACGCCACCCGCGACGACTTACCGCCGGAAAGCGTCCGACTGTTAATGGAAGAAGAACGCGGCGGCGGCCTTTATCCCATTATTGCCTTAGATGATCCGCAAGCCCGCATCGGTTATCAAAACGGCAAATTTGTCGTAAACGAAGGCTATGCCAACCATCCCGTTACCGAATCGACATGGGCGGGTGCGCGCGCCTATTGCGAATGGCGCGGCGGCCACTTACCGAGCGAAGTGGAATGGGAAGCCGCCGCACGCGGCCAAGATGCCCGTTTATATCCTTGGGGCAATAGCACGCCGAACAGCAGCCGCGTATTCGTATCCGGACGCACAGGCGTAACCAGCGAAGTCGGCAGCCGTCCGGCAGGTGCATCGCCGTTCGGCGCGTTGGATATGAGCGGTTCCCAAGCAGAATGGACCTCCTCATTATTACGCCCCTACCCCTACAATGCCGACGACGGACGCGAATCCGCCGACAGCCCCGACGACCGCGTTACCCGTGGCGGCGATTATATGTATGATGCCAATGCCGACACATTAACCGCTACCCACCGCAAAGGCTTTTCTAATCTGCCATATCGCGGGCATCGTCATATCGGCTTTCGTTGTGCCGGATAGTAAGATGGCTTTTATAAGATAACCATCTGATTAAAAATATATTCATTGCACCATCTTTTATGAGTGCAATGAATATATTTTTGCAATAAGCGATAAACTCCTAGCGATTTTTCTGATTATTTTCACGCCCCGATTTACTCCCTGCCGCTTCTTGCTTTTCCCGTTCCCGACGACGAAAATCCCACGGTGCTTGCGGATTTCGTTGCCGCCATAATCCTTTTTTATAATAGCGCGCATCCATTTCGGCGGCGGCATAAAGTGCATAACCCGTTTCGCTCTGTTGGCGTTTGGCAATCGATACATAATGCCAAGCATGCCCTTGCTCTATTTGAGCCAAATTCAAATCGCGGTCGTTTAAACGTATTTGCGCAACTTCCCGTTTATAGCGGTCGTGATCGAACACCCAAACATCAACGGTTTTTCCATAAGCCAAATCATTTAATGCATCCCGCGCCGCCTTGCCGTGCGCCTGCTGAAACTCCGGTGCATCAATATAGGCCAACCGAATCTTGTGCCTGAGGCCGTCTGAATCGACAACCCAAACCGTATCGCCATCGGATACCTTTACCACCTTGCCCGAATATTGTTGAATATTTTGTGACTTTTCTTGAAAAATGCCGACAGATTCGGCTATTTGCCGACCTTTCGACAACCACTCAGCCCAATCCTCCGCCTTGGCTAAAAAAGACATTCCCGCTAAAACACATAAAATAATCAAACCACGCTTTTTCATGAATACCTTCTAAAAACCTTATTGACTATTAACGATATAAGGGCGGATTGCATATCCGCCCCTGCCGATGCCGAAACAACGGGCGGATATTTAATCCGCCCCTACTTATGGCCTTAATAGGCCGTCTGAAAACCTTTCAAATTATTAAACAATCACAGATCAATAAACTTCATCCATATTTCAGCGTTCTTCCAAAGGTCGATTTTCAAGATGGTTCAAAGTTTTCATTAAACGCTTTTTGGCAACCTCTTTATTATAATAATAGGCATCATCTGCAGACAGCCAATCTTCCACCACCTGCCGTAAATTCTGTTTGCCGTTTAAATAAAGTACAACCAACCGCAAAGGGAAATAATCATAGGGAAACAGCCCTTTCCCTACATTATGTTCTTCTGCCGTTACCGTTTTCATGTCATAAAATTTATCCACATCATTATAGTTATAAATAAAAGAAACTTCCTTTAAGTGGGATTCAATATGAATTAATAATTCTTCTATTTCTGTTTCCGTTTTAAACTGCTGATTCTCCATCCATGCATCATCTAAATAATATTCAACATTTACCCTACCAACAGCAGCCCATTTTTTGATATTGTTTTGCTTCTCATACGGACGCATATTATCCAACTCATACCAATAGATTTGTTGCACTTGCTCATCCGACAAAGACCAAATAACCAATATATTGTAATCACCATCATTATAAATATCATACATTCCGATATAGATAATCTGCCAACCGTATTGCATCGGCTTGGCATAAATCATAACATCCGGCTCCGGCTTTTTGCTTTTCTTCGGAAGACCCTCCGGCCGATAAAACTGCGGCGCATAGGCAAATCCGTATCGGCCCATTAATTCATCCGTCTTCGGGCGCAGATAGGCATAAAAGTCTTTCAGCTTCTCCGGCAACCCCCGGTTTTCCTGCCGCCATTTCCGTTCGGCTTCTTTTTCTTGTTTCAACCAGTCGGTAATGCCTGCAAAAAAGCTTTCATCCGGAAACTCGCGCCCGTCCGGCAGAATCAGTTTGCCGTTGCTGTCGTATAACACCAAACCCAGCGATTGGCTGTGGTCGTCTAATATCGGCATAATCTCGATATAGTTTTCCGAAAGCTCCGGCATCGCATAAAGGGCGGCCCGTTTGGGCAGCCAATTTTCGACATCTTGATAAGTCTGCTTAAACGCTTCCGATGCGCTATCCGAACGGGCGGCTTCGGCAATATAGCCGGCCAATTCGGTGAACGGGCTTAAATCCGAACCCTCCGGCGGCGCCTGCTCCGACCATTGGTCGGTTAATTCCCAAGCCGCTTCCAAACTCTCCGGCAACATGGCTTCGGGGTTGGGGAAGTTTTCCGGCTTCCATAGGTAAACAGGGTTCATTGACATGGGCTTTCCTTGTGTTTGTTTAAAATATTGCTCTTGTTGGAATGGTTTTATAGATAAAAAATACCTGTCTAAACATATCAGGTATTCGATATTATTCAGACAGGTATAATAAATGAGTATATCTTTTTCAGCAATTACGGATTAAATATCCGCCCCTACTTATGCCTTAATAGGCCGTCTGAAAACCTTTCAGACGGCCTATTCATATAAACCACGACAAATATTAATTAAGATTGATAACGAACCGAATCGCTGCCGCTGCCTTTTTGAATAAATTCGATTTTGTAGCCGTCCGGATCTTCAACAAAAGCAATCACGGTGGTGCCGTGTTTCATCGGCCCGGCTTCGCGGGTAACCTTACCGCCTTTTTGTTTCACTTTTTCGCAAGCGGCATAAGCATCGTCCACTTCGATGGCGATATGGCCGAAAGCATTGCCTAAGTCATAGCTTTCGGTATCCCAGTTATAGGTTAGCTCAAGTACGGTTGTATCGGATTCTTCACCGTAGCCGACAAAGGCCAAAGTAAACTTGCCATCGGGGTAATCTTTTTTTCTGAGCAGTTTCATGCCTAAAACATCTTGGTAAAACGCCAAGGATTTATCCAGATTGCCGACACGCAACATTGTATGAAGCATTCTCATGGTGTGTTCCTTTCATAAATATCATCTTTTTCATTCGTATAAGGCATGGCCGTTTAAGCCGATTGCCTAACCCAACAATCTATTGGAATGATGAGTTTGTTTGGCTGTATTTTATCATAATCGAGCCATTAGCCCTGCTTATCAAGAGGCCGTCTGAAATCTTTCAGACGGCCTTTAATATTGAAAAAATGTTAAACGCTCAATTTTCTCGTTGTTCCATTTTCCACTAAGATAGCTTGTGAATTATCAAGAGGACATAAATTCAAATTTAAATAGCTATCAACAATTTGTTGGGAACTCTCTTTAAATGGCGGGCATAGGTAATGAGGTACGACATAACAATCAATCAAGCCCAGCCCGGAATAGTCTTTTTGTGAAAAATCGTCGGGCACTTCATCCATTAACTTTATATATGAAAGTTCTTGGGCACAAACTATCGCACCGGCTGATTCGCCTACATACCATTTTCCTGCTTTTAAATGCTTCTCAATGAATTTATCTACGCCGGTTTTCTTGATTTGATCAATCAAAAAGAAGGTATTTCCTCCGGTAAAATAAATAATATCGGCATTTTCAAAAGCTTTTTGAACTTCATTGATTGGCATTGATGAAATTTCGATTTCCGATACTTGTGCATTCATTTCTTTCCACAATTCTCGTGCAGAAGCAACATATTCTTTATAATGCTCATGTATTGAAGCAGTGGGTATAAAAAGAACATGCTTTCCCGCTACTTCGTCTTTCAATAAAGTGCCTACTTGTTTAAAGTGCGAACACAAAAACAATCGCATATATCCCTCCTATTGTTCAAAACAGATGATTTTTTACCTGTAACCCGTTTGGCGGTAGAATACGCCAAATAATACCTCACAAACCACCATGCCTAAAAAAATTCTGATTATTTCCCCCAGCTGGATTGGCGACTGCGTAATGACGCAGCCGCTATACCGTCGTCTTCACGAACTTTATCCCGGCTCTACCATTGATGTTTTCGCCCCTAAATGGTCGATGGCCGTTTTTGAACGCATGCCTGAGATTCATGAAGTATTTGAAAACCCGTTCGGGCATGGTGCGCTAGAGCTGCGCAAACGGATTCAAACCGGCAGGGCTTTGGGGAAACGCGGCTATGATTGGGTGATTGTGTTGCCCGGTTCGCTGAAATCGGCCTTGATTGCTGCGGCAACCGGTATCAAACGGCGGACGGGCTATGTGGGCGAATCCCGCTATCTATTGCTAAACGACATCCGCAAACTCGATAAGGCGGCTTTGCCGTTGATGGTTGACCGCTACACGGCGCTGGCCTATCCCACTCAAGCCGATTTTAACGGGCATTCCGATAACCCTCTTTTCCAAATCGACCCGGCCAGCCGACAGGCGGCATTAAATCAACACGGCTTGCACACCGACAAACCGATATTGGCATTCTGCCCGGGCGCGGAATATGGCCCAGCGAAACGCTGGCCGGCGGTGCATTTTGCCGAACTCGCGCGCCGATATGCTGATCGCGGTTGGCAGATTTGGTTGTTCGGTTCGCAAAAAGATTTTCCGATTGCCGAAGAAATCAATACCCTTTCAGACGGCCAATGTATTAATTTATGCGGCAAAACCAGTTTATCGGAAGCGGTTGATTTATTATCCTGCGCCGATACGGTGGTGTGTAACGACAGCGGCCTGATGCACCTTGCGGCCGCATTGGGGCGAAAACTGGTGGCGGTATATGGTTCGTCTAGTGCCGACCATACGCCGCCGTTAAGCGATACGGCCAAAATCGTCAGCCTGAATCTCGATTGCTCGCCGTGCTTCAAACGCGAATGCCCGTTGGGGCACACCGATTGCTTAAACAAACTCACGCCGGATATCGTTCAAGAAGCCATGCAATCTATTGATTAACCAGATTAAGAATAATCAAACAAATCAGGCTGCTTGTGTTCGCTGGTTACGCGAACATCGGCTTCCCCGTCGGCAAAGGTAATGTGCAGTTTCTGCCCCTGTTTCAACACATGGGCATTGCGTATCACTTGCCCGCGGCTGTTTTTCACCACGCTGAAACCGCGTTCCAAAATATGTTGCGGCGACACTGCATCAAGCAATACCGCCTGTTTTTCCAAACGTTGGCGGCGGTTATCCAACAAGGTTTGCCGGTTTTGCTTTAAGGCCGTCTGAAACAACAGAACGTCACGGCGTGCGGCGGCAATATCAGGCTTCAGATAAGCCAGTGCCTGACGGCTGCGCACCCATTGCTGTACATGAAAGCGGTAGCGGTTCGACATGCCCGTATGCAATAACTGTTTCAACGCCGCCACCTGATTGCGCTGCTCGGCCAATTTCTGCTGCGGATGCCTGATTTGGCGGGCCAACCAATCCAGTTTTTGGCTGGCATCATAATAACGTTGTGCCAATACCGTTTTCAGACGGCCTTGGGAGTGTTCCAGTTTGCGGATGGATTCCATACGGTCGGGGCTGACCAATTCCGCCGCCCCCGTCGGCGTCGGCGCGCGGACATCGGCCACAAAATCGGCCAAGGTGAAATCCGTTTCATGCCCCACTCCGCTCACCACCGGAATGCTGCAAGCCTCAATCGCCCGCACCACCGGCTCTTCGTTAAACGCCCATAAATCTTCAATGCTGCCGCCGCCGCGACACACAATCAGCACATCCGTTTCCGCACGATTGGAGGCCGTCTGAATCGCCTGCGCAATCTGATGTTCGCTGCCTGCCCCCTGAACCGGCGTCGGATACACAATCACCGGAATATCCGGCGCACGGCGTTTTAAGGTGGATACCACATCGCGCAATGCCGCAGCCGCCAAACTGGTCACAATACCGATTCGGCGCGGATGTTCGGGCAAGGCTTTTTTACGTTCGGCGGCAAATACACCCTCGGACTGCAACTTGGCTTTTAATTTTTCATACGCCTCGTATAGCTGCCCCAAGCCTTTCAAGCGCACATCGCTTACCGTAATCTGAAACTCACCGCGCGCCTCATAAATGCCGATTCTGCCCGTTAATTCGATATGGTCGCCCTCTTTCAAAGGTGCAGCCAACTTTGCCGCCGTTCCTTTAAATAAAGCACAACGCACTTGGGCGCGGTTGTCTTTCAAGGAAAAATAATAATGGCCGCTGGCGGCGCGGGTAAGGTTCGACACTTCGCCCGCCACCCATAAGCCGAATAAATTCTCTTCCAATAAACTTCTGGCTAAAGCATTCAATTCGGAAACGGAAACGGCGGCAGGGGCAAACAATTCGGACATGGCGGATTAACTATATTTGGAAAAAACAAGATTATATATGGAATAACACGGCAACCAACA
Proteins encoded in this region:
- a CDS encoding NAD(P)H-hydrate epimerase, whose amino-acid sequence is MKVYTAAEMRRYEQDAVEAGTSFEQLMENAGQRAAAELLTRRPKAGRALIVCGKGNNGGDGLVIARVLQKNHWQVDIVFVLGEKLSELAELNRSRLAGLPNIRFLSPDILAETLDNKDYDIIIEGIFGTGFSGALPDQVASACRLLNHSDSLKIALDIPTGLNGDTGEADKDAFRADITYTFAAYKPAHQSEAGKALCGEIVCIDIL
- a CDS encoding murein hydrolase activator EnvC family protein; the protein is MPFKPLLLACLLCLSAAPWAATSDNTAETAGDLREIRQAISAAQTELKQKQAAQKNARATLERTRAALAKAQKELADINRRQRNTWQKLQKLQNELNHLKTEVTGTKAQVARLLAGQYRNQQPNAVALFLKNAEPGQKARYLQYSRYINTANEQVINDLIRQENELQQQEKAIDAELARLKKIKAQKQAALAKLGRSRSAAQKESNRLSAQINSQTKRISNLRADEQRLNKLLADIAKRRAEQRKQEAASRKKAAEARLAAAEKARQSSASKPAQKNTRAQNQTAPKNRSNTAKKNTPKSNPTPSTPRSTLTAEDRALQPTATANTDQGGFSRMQGRLRRPVGGSITGRFGQSRPNGGTWKGVFFATSGAAVHSIAAGTVAYAGFLDGYGNTVVLDHGDDYVSVYSGLNSLSVGSGSHIGSGQTIGSSGSLPSGEKGLYLEIRYRRQPMNPLSWIR
- a CDS encoding S41 family peptidase — translated: MSKATLKKVTLYTLGAISGIALSLSVQSYAASEKKDEALPVQSIRTMAEVYGQIKANYYQDKKDEDLIEGAMKGMVAGLDPHSEFMTKKDYADLKESTSGEFGGLGMEVGAEDGFVKVIAPIEDTPAERAGVKSGDFIVKINGVSTRGMTVNEAVKKMRGKPGTDIVLTLSRKDASSPITVKITRAIIKVQSVRNYLLEPDYGYIRISQFQERTIPALNEAAKALVKQNKGAALKGLVLDLRDDPGGLLNGAVGVSAAFLPPDVTVVSTKGRDGKDNMNLKATPEDYMFSSSGKDPLAGLPPEFKTIPLSVLINSGSASASEIVAGALQDHRRAVIVGTQSFGKGSVQTVLPLSGGSAVKLTTALYYTPKDRSIQAQGIVPDVEVKDKDRLFESREADLIGHIGNPLGGEEVNSKDYVSIENNRAAEQTPKKEKKPEDLSSRRIPNPEKDEQLKKALDLVKSPSQWQKSLGLAAKKPAPKKDSDS
- a CDS encoding IS3 family transposase, with the protein product MKSPQAERSGRQKSEAVQALRAKHPLKYLLHSAALPKSSFYYHHGRPDPDEQDKAAVAEVYARHQGRYGYRRIAATLSWNKKKVIRLMKLLQLKAKVRPKKAYRHPAMGEPSDNILNRRFEAQKPNEKWLTDATEFKCSNGKLYLSPILDVFNREIVAYAMSRRPNSEMVERMLNDAVCKLTKADKVLLHSDQGVLYRTEAYRRTLAEHGIVKSMSRKGNCWDNAPMESFFAILKTECFYQEGKVSTTELMQTIDDYIRYYNHDRCSLKLKKLSPVAYRTQLEKAA
- a CDS encoding helix-turn-helix domain-containing protein, translated to MSKYTLDFKYQAVQYYQRVRSQQRTADHFNISRTHLRRWIAAYNQGGIRALEHPQAIMTIKRKNPFIVDKPDHEKTQAELIEELRYMRAENDYLKELKALRQKEAVAKKAKPSKH
- a CDS encoding formylglycine-generating enzyme family protein, which produces MKHNSFIPNKNVLTMLALGIISLSACSEATNSTMAPVNANASSAGQTRSGDHPPTFANPNTTPFSPQTAPQSAQAVQNMVNIPAGTYTIGRDDGPAIEKPAHQVTLPAFKIDRTEVTNAAFAEYLNAMKIPVNKNFEGGYATRDDLPPESVRLLMEEERGGGLYPIIALDDPQARIGYQNGKFVVNEGYANHPVTESTWAGARAYCEWRGGHLPSEVEWEAAARGQDARLYPWGNSTPNSSRVFVSGRTGVTSEVGSRPAGASPFGALDMSGSQAEWTSSLLRPYPYNADDGRESADSPDDRVTRGGDYMYDANADTLTATHRKGFSNLPYRGHRHIGFRCAG
- a CDS encoding thermonuclease family protein → MKKRGLIILCVLAGMSFLAKAEDWAEWLSKGRQIAESVGIFQEKSQNIQQYSGKVVKVSDGDTVWVVDSDGLRHKIRLAYIDAPEFQQAHGKAARDALNDLAYGKTVDVWVFDHDRYKREVAQIRLNDRDLNLAQIEQGHAWHYVSIAKRQQSETGYALYAAAEMDARYYKKGLWRQRNPQAPWDFRRREREKQEAAGSKSGRENNQKNR
- the gloA gene encoding lactoylglutathione lyase, giving the protein MRMLHTMLRVGNLDKSLAFYQDVLGMKLLRKKDYPDGKFTLAFVGYGEESDTTVLELTYNWDTESYDLGNAFGHIAIEVDDAYAACEKVKQKGGKVTREAGPMKHGTTVIAFVEDPDGYKIEFIQKGSGSDSVRYQS
- a CDS encoding Type 1 glutamine amidotransferase-like domain-containing protein, which produces MRLFLCSHFKQVGTLLKDEVAGKHVLFIPTASIHEHYKEYVASARELWKEMNAQVSEIEISSMPINEVQKAFENADIIYFTGGNTFFLIDQIKKTGVDKFIEKHLKAGKWYVGESAGAIVCAQELSYIKLMDEVPDDFSQKDYSGLGLIDCYVVPHYLCPPFKESSQQIVDSYLNLNLCPLDNSQAILVENGTTRKLSV